DNA from Coriobacteriaceae bacterium:
TGCCGTCCTTGTCGCAGAAGTAGAACGAGTTGACCACGAAGGGCGTGAGCACCTTATCCATGCGAATGTGCTCGAAGGTGATGCCCTCGTTGGCTGCGTCCTTGCCGCGCCCACGGCGGGTCTTGACGCGCAGGCCGCGGTCGGTGCGCTCAAAGAGGCACTTGCTCACGGTGAGGTCCTTGATGCCGCCGGCGGCCTCGGATCCCAGCACCACGGCGCCGTGGCCGTCGTGCATGTAGCAGTGTGAGATCAGCACGTCGTGCGTGGCGGGACGGAGCTCGGGCTCAATGCCCAGTTTGCCGCTCTTGATGGCGATACAGTCGTCGCCCACCGAAAACTGACAGCCAAGGATGCGGACAAAACCGCAGCTCTCGGGATCGAAACCGTCGGTGTTGTGGGAGTTCTTGGGACCCTCGATGGACAGGCACAGGGCATCGACGTGCTCACACAGAATGGGATGGATATTCCACGCCGGGCTGTTGCGCACGGTAAAGCCGACAAGGCTCACGTTTTCACACTCGGACAGGAAAATCATGCGCGGGCGGGCGATCTCGCGGCCCTCCTCGGGACGGAAGATGTTCTTAAAGTCCTTGTTCCACCAGTTGTCCTCGGCAAAATCGGTCTGGCCGTCGATGGCGCCACGGCCATAGATGCACACGTCGTGCACGCTCAGGCCCGTAAAGGTCGAACAGTAGGTCGAGAAGCTCTCGCCTTCCCAGCGGCCCAGGGGCAGCATGTCGGTGCCGGCATACCCGGCGCCCTCGTCGCCCGTGACCGTGCCCGGAATGTAGGCAAGCGCCGCGCGGTCGTGACGGGCCAGCAGCACCGCGCCCTCGGCGAGCTCGATGTTGATATTGCTCTTAAGGAAGAGGGACTTGATGCGGTAGTTGCCGGCGGGAATCAGCACGCGCCCGCCCTTGGGGCAGGCCATGATGGCAGCTTGGATATTGGTGGTGTCGTCGTGCTCGGCATCGCCCTTGGCGCCACAGTCGCGAACGTTGATGGTAAAGGGATCAGCCGGCGTGGTGACACCTACGCTCAGCTCACGCTCGCCACAAACAAAACGAACCAGGTTGCGCTTGCCGGGGGTCAGGCCGTCGACATAGGTCTCGACCGTATTCGTGGTACCGGCGGGCTCGTCGTTGACAAAGATCTCCCACGTATCGGCACAGGTAAAGTAGCCGCCGTCGTCAAGCTCAATCACGGCCGCGCGGGCGTT
Protein-coding regions in this window:
- a CDS encoding glycoside hydrolase family 28 protein: METNVIWRNARAAVIELDDGGYFTCADTWEIFVNDEPAGTTNTVETYVDGLTPGKRNLVRFVCGERELSVGVTTPADPFTINVRDCGAKGDAEHDDTTNIQAAIMACPKGGRVLIPAGNYRIKSLFLKSNINIELAEGAVLLARHDRAALAYIPGTVTGDEGAGYAGTDMLPLGRWEGESFSTYCSTFTGLSVHDVCIYGRGAIDGQTDFAEDNWWNKDFKNIFRPEEGREIARPRMIFLSECENVSLVGFTVRNSPAWNIHPILCEHVDALCLSIEGPKNSHNTDGFDPESCGFVRILGCQFSVGDDCIAIKSGKLGIEPELRPATHDVLISHCYMHDGHGAVVLGSEAAGGIKDLTVSKCLFERTDRGLRVKTRRGRGKDAANEGITFEHIRMDKVLTPFVVNSFYFCDKDGKTDYVQSREALPVDDRTPGFGATTFCDIEATNCHAAAAYITGLPESKVTRLTFQDVHVTFAEDAEPFVPAMACGVEPMVRQGIIAQNVKVLDLQNVVVEGQDGEELQLQNVDKIVRS